TTGACATTTTATGAAGACTTTATTAGATGGTGATGTTTTACAAAACAAGCCctgaaatcagagattggtgtaaaactgcaaTCGGTTCCTGACTGAAAGtgaagtttccagtctgaaaatgtctttgatttgaagtttccgAGTGTTTATGTGATATTCCTGAGTTTTCCCAGGTAAGGCAGTGACAACAAAACTGGCATTGACCCATTAACAGATTAAAATGACCGAGACTTCACAGAGGCTCAGAAAGGTCAGGAGAGGGATGATAGAGAAATTGTCATTCACCAAAGGCGTGGGAAGTTTGTCAAAGtattaatttcctttttaactcATAATAAATCCAATGTACTGTTTGGAACCACATccagggttagggtgaggtattAGTTAAGGTGAGATATTAGGGAGGGTGAGGTGTTGGTTCGAGTGAGGTGTTGGTTCGAGTGAGGTGTTGGTTCGAGTGAAGTGTTCGGGTTCGGATTCGGGGTGTaggttgggatcttgctgtttggAGCTGATCATGCAGATAAAGATTGAGATGttgctgtgtctgtgtctgattccagtAAGGTATATATTGTCTGTTTTAGGACCATATTCTTGTTTCCCAAACGTTAAGTAACAGATATTTGTTTGTGGggttgtttgatttggaacagtACACTTGGCTGttcaggtttatacaatatcatggttgttcttTTTTTGTAGTTGATGAAAATTATGAtaattttcttattatatgttaattgtgttcttaaataagaTTTGACATTGTTTATAATGGGATTGTGAAAATCACATTGTGTTGTTCCCATGTGATTCTGTGGTTTATGAGAGCAGGTCTTCCTGTGTTCGGATATTCTGTTGGTTTCAGGATGTTTCAGTGTTTACATGTCCTACAATCTCCTTGAATTCAATGTTGTTTTTCATCAGTCCCTGATGTGGAAATCAAATTCTGTCTTCAACCCTCAGTAAATGGgtgcactgtgtttgtgtgtgtgtggctgtgtgagagtgtcaggttgtgtgtgtcgttgtggggGGTTGtctgtccctatctctctctgtctgtgttggTTTGAAGGAACCTTCGCTAACTGGTGTCTGGTgttttcttcatagaatcccgacagtacaggaggaggccattcagcccatcgagcctgcactgacaacaatcccaccctatccccgtaacctcacatctaTTTACCCAGCCATTCTCCCtgaaattagggtcaatttagcatggccaatcaacctaaccagcacatctttggactgtgggaggagaccggagcatccagaggaaacccacacagacacggggagaatgcacaaactccacacagacattgatcaagccaggaatcgaacccgggtccctggcgctgtgatgcagcagtgctaactactgtgccaccgtgctgcccttgtgttAGTATGTCTTGTGTTAGTTTAAACACTGCAGTTTGGAGAggggaggctggagatggggaGTAGATTGTAAGGATGGTGGGGTCAAGACATTGTTTTTTGACAAGGGTGTACTGGTGGCAAATTCGAAAGAGAGACAGTACCTGAGAGAATCGTTGACAATGTCCGGGGACACAGGGAAATAGGAGATCAGTAGTTTAGTGGGAGATTTAGTGGGAATAGAGTCAATGGAGCAGGAGGTGGGGCTCATGGGCAAAATGAGTCCTAAGAAGCCATGAGGGGAGACGGGAGggaaactagagaaagatgtgGGTTCAGGCCTCAGGAAAGGGTGAAATTTAGAGAGAGTTTGGCCTTGTGGAAgggagaggcagctgatcagattgtctcaatcttagtgacaaagaagctccatgaaaTCCTCATACTccacctgtctgcgtgggtttccccgggtgatctagtttcctcccacagtccaaagatgcgtgggttaaatggattggccatgttaaattgcctcttagtgtccaaaatgtgtatcttagagggattagccatggtagactTGCGGGGTTACGGGTATTGGGCAGGGGTGGGTGTGGACTTGGGTAagaagctcttttggagagttggtgcagactccaagggccaaatggcctccttctgcactgtagggattcttacaTATGTTCGAACAGTCTAACTTGTTGGAGATGAGGATTGAGGAGACGGGAGTGGGAGATCCCTTCAAAAGGATCTGAATTGCGTGAGAGATATCAAAAAGATTCAACACAATGCGTATATTCAACACAAAactgatttatttgacttttagtGAGAATATTAGCCCCTATAAGTGGCTGGGCTCTATTACCAATGTAAACAGACcctaatgaacatggttcagtcctgaatGTCACTGACAGCAAAGTTCAATCACTACAGTTACTTGTGAAGTCTCTGGTGTCTGAGCAGGTGCGATGAAGtcatgaatctcttcccacattcagagcaggtgaacggtctctccccggtgtgaattctctggtgtacagtgagttgagaagattgcctgaacccagtcccacagtgagagcacctgaatggtctctcctcagtgtgaacacgttgatggaacatcagttccccagaacttttatagcacttcccacagtctgggcatttaaaaggtctgtcgtcagtgtgaactcgctggtgtgtcagcagaatgGTTGAtgtagtaaatcccttcccacactcacagcaggtgaatggcctcaccgCAGAGTGAACTCTCTGATGTTTCAGCAggccagatgactgagtgaatcctttcccacacacagagcaggtaaacaGCCTTTCCCCAGAGTggattcgctggtgtttcagcaggtctgatgactgggtgaatcccttcccacagttggagcaggtgaacggcctctccccagtgtgaattcgctgatgtacaGTGAGCACAGATGAtcgtctgaacccagtcccacagtgagagcacctgaatggtctctcccctgtgtgaactcgctgatgtacaaTGAGTTGAGATGAtcgtctgaacccagtcccacagtgagagcacctgaacggtttctcatcagtgtgaagacgttgatgggacatcagtacGCCAGAACTTTTAAAACACCTCCCACAggctggacatttaaaaggtctttcgtcagtgtgaactcgctggtgactcaACAGTTCGGCTGAaatactgaatcctttcccacactcggagcaggtgaatggtctctcgctggagtgaactcgctggtgtttggaAAGGTCGGacgactgaatgaatcccttcccacacacagaacaggtgaaaggcctctccccagtgtggctgcgccgatgcgTTTCCAGTTTGGACGGagaaatgaatcctttcccacagtcctcacatttccatggtttctccttagTTTGACTGCACTTGTGGTTTGACAGGCCAGGTGATTGGCTGAAGCcttgtgcacacacacaacatgTGTACAGCTTCTCTCCACTGCgaatggtgctttttccttccatgtttaaAATCTGATGATATTCAGTTCAGAATAAATTGAGCGACTCTGTCCAACACTGATGTTATCTTTTGTTCGAGCTTCTGGACTGCAAttcccctgtgaaattgatttaaaacacaaaaaaagggagtgagagaaaaccattaaaacacaaaggcagattttgaaattgagctgaatgaatctggtaatttgtgggtcCGGCTCTTGgaaaaa
The DNA window shown above is from Mustelus asterias unplaced genomic scaffold, sMusAst1.hap1.1 HAP1_SCAFFOLD_331, whole genome shotgun sequence and carries:
- the LOC144486391 gene encoding uncharacterized protein LOC144486391 — encoded protein: MEGKSTVHSEAKPYTCCVCGRGFSRSSGLSRHKHSHTGEKLWKCGDCGKAFSYPSDLETHRRSHIGERPFTCPQCGKGFTQSSSLLKHQRDHNGERPFTCSDCGKGFTQLSNLLGHQRGHTGERPFTCSVCWKGFTQSSHLMTHQRIHTGERSFTCSECGNGFIQLSDLLKHQRIHTGEKPFTCSVCGKGFTQSSHLLKHQRVHTDERPFKCLNCEKCFKSSVELTSHQRVHSDERPFKCLDCGKCFKSSGELVTHQRIHADERPFRCSRCGTGFRKSSQLTVHQRIHTGERPLTCSVCGKGFNHSSNLLKHRRIHTGEKPFSCSVCGRGFTQSSHLLRHQQGHNICNILLVFDWRAQRMLNTSSEGKSTIRSGEKLYTCCVCAQGFSQSPGLSNHKCSQTKEKPWKCEDCGKGFISPSKLETHRRSHTGERPFTCSVCGKGFIQSSDLSKHQRVHSSERPFTCSECGKGFSISAELLSHQRVHTDERPFKCPACGRCFKSSGVLMSHQRLHTDEKPFRCSHCGTGFRRSSQLIVHQRVHTGERPFRCSHCGTGFRRSSVLTVHQRIHTGERPFTCSNCGKGFTQSSDLLKHQRIHSGERLFTCSVCGKGFTQSSGLLKHQRVHSAVRPFTCCECGKGFTTSTILLTHQRVHTDDRPFKCPDCGKCYKSSGELMFHQRVHTEERPFRCSHCGTGFRQSSQLTVHQRIHTGERPFTCSECGKRFMTSSHLLRHQRLHK